In Pirellula sp. SH-Sr6A, the DNA window CAGAGACGACACGCTTAGTACTCCGGACTTTCTGCCAAATGTCTTTCAGCTATACAAGTTGCACGGTTCGGTTGATTGGGATCGACGTGGAGACGAAGTATTCCGCATGACTCAGCCAACAACTCCGGTTCTCATCTATCCCAGAGACTCAAAGTTCGAGTTGTCTTATGAACCACCATATTTGGAAATGATGGGCCGATTTCTAAGCTCACTACGACAACCGAAGACATCACTCCTTGTGATTGGTTTCGGATTTAACGACAAACACTTGACTCAGCCGATTTTGTCAGCCATCCGGTCGAATGTCGGCCTTCGTGTAACTGTTGTCGATCCCGCACTTGCCACATCGACTAATGATGCGGTCACTCGCTTCAGGGAAATGGTGAACCACGGCGATGCACGAATTTCTCTAGTCGCTGCGAAATTCGAGGAGTTTGTTCCGCTGCTACCTGATCTCGTTGCTGTAAGTGAAGAGGAACAACACGAAGCTCGTTTCGCAAGGAGGACGCAACGTGCCGACTAACAAATCTGAGCCACTCCATCCGTATGACCCGCACAGGTATATGGGTACGCTGTGTCAAGTAGGTCCACTTTCATCAAGAGTTAATCTGCCATATGCCAATCACAGCGGCGGGCGAGTACATCATGGGAATCGTGTTGCCTGCGGCGAGGTCGGCGAATTCGTCGTCATCGAATGTGACGAAATAGCCATTTTTGGCCGAATCCTCGATGTGCGATTGCCTGATCGAGAGCGACTCAGTGTTGAACCGGGTATTGGGGAAAAGCATGATGTTCATCCTATTGGTAGCATTCAACTTCTAGCGTCATTCAATCTGTCGGATGGCACTGTGCAGTCAGGTGTAACTCGGTATCCACGCCTCGGAAGCCGAGTGTACTCTGCACACCCAACGCTCGTGCATTGGCTTGTGCAGGATACCAAAGGCCGGAAGGCGAGTTCAGACGGCATATCTTTCCGATTCGCAAGCCTGCCGGATGCTGATGGAGCAGTTGTCGGGCTTTCGCCAGAACAGTTATTCGGGCGACATTGTGCGGTCTTGGGTGCTACAGGTGGAGGGAAAAGCTGGAGTGTCGCACGACTGATCGAAGAGTGCCTGTTGTATAGGTCAAAAGCAATCCTGCTCGATGCCACTGGCGAGTTTCACACGTTCGCAGATGAACGGGTTCAACATGCTTACTTCGGATGCAACAGCGGCCCAGAGTGCAAGGGAGATGAAGTTGTATTCCCTTACCATGATCTCACAGAAGGCGATCTGTTTGCGATTTTTCGACCTAGCGGCCAATCTCAGGGGCCAAAACTACGGGCTGCAATGAAGAGCTTAAAATTGGCGAAAGCGGTTCCGGCTCTTGCCCCCAATGGATTCTTGGTGAAAGCTGATCAAGCCAAACAGCCGATTGAAGCTGCTTATCGAGACAACGTCGCTAAGGTCGAATCATCGTCAGCCGACTTTGACTTGGCCTTACTTGCTCGGCAAATCGAGCAGGAATGTGTCCTCCCGTCTGCCGACTACGGAAAGCGTCCTCAAGCCTGGGGATCACTGAATGGGACCGATTACGGCTGGTGTGTTTCGCTAGTTTACCGCATTGAAGACATGCTTCAGGCGAGAGAAATGGCCTGCATTTTCAAGCCAGGCGTGACGACACCGCTGAAGGCGGTGGTTGACCGTTTCTTGAATGACGACAGCAAGCGAGTCCTTCGTATTTCACTTCAGAATATCCCGTTTGCTGGTAATGCTAGAGAGATCGTTGCAAACGCAATAGGTCGCCATCTCTTAG includes these proteins:
- a CDS encoding ATP-binding protein — its product is MQDTKGRKASSDGISFRFASLPDADGAVVGLSPEQLFGRHCAVLGATGGGKSWSVARLIEECLLYRSKAILLDATGEFHTFADERVQHAYFGCNSGPECKGDEVVFPYHDLTEGDLFAIFRPSGQSQGPKLRAAMKSLKLAKAVPALAPNGFLVKADQAKQPIEAAYRDNVAKVESSSADFDLALLARQIEQECVLPSADYGKRPQAWGSLNGTDYGWCVSLVYRIEDMLQAREMACIFKPGVTTPLKAVVDRFLNDDSKRVLRISLQNIPFAGNAREIVANAIGRHLLGLARNGSFRSRPLLMFLDEAHQFLDKLLGDETSRYCLDAFGLIAKEGRKYGLTICLSTQRPRDIPEDVLSQMGTLIVHRMINDRDREVVERASGDIDRSAAAFLPTLGPGEAVIIGVDIPVPLAVQIDRPNAEPESKGPNYQEHWAVERLE